A single window of Malus sylvestris chromosome 5, drMalSylv7.2, whole genome shotgun sequence DNA harbors:
- the LOC126624015 gene encoding molybdenum cofactor sulfurase isoform X1, with the protein MEASKEAFLREFGEHYGYPNGPKTIDEIRATEFKRLDGLVYLDHAGATMYSELQMEAIFKDFTSNAYGNPHSQSDTSSATSDIVSEARQQVLDYCKASPKDYSCIFTSGATAALKLVGEAFPWSCQSCFAYTMENHNSVLGIREYALGQGAAAFAIDVEETAHHGVSNGTVASTKALRHPIQRRSEARSLEGEPTGDAYNLFAFPSECNFSGLRFNLDLVKTIKEDPARILDGSPFCNGRWMVLIDAAKGSATEPPDLSQYPADFVVMSFYKLFGYPTGLGALIARKDASRLLKKTYFSGGTVAASIADIDFVRRRKGVEELFEDGTISFLSIASIHHGFKILNSLTESAISRHTASLATYVRKKLLALRHENGASVCSLYGTSKASFHGFGPTVTFNLKRLDGSWCGYREVEKLASLSGIQLRTGCFCNPGACAKYLGLSHSDLLSNIEAGHVCWDDNDIIHGKPTGAVRVSFGYMSTFEDAKKFVDFLTSSFVALPNWNERGYQINQGPESRLPAASLYLKSITVYPIKSCAGFTVESWPLSSTGLLHDREWVLTSPSGEILTQKKVPDMCFISTFIDLNEGILFVESPRCQARLPINILTDSCNGVREEIKLNGQRYEVQCYDNEANIWFSNAIGRPCTLLHCYSSNHNHCLNKSKSMCMGRDAQGILNFSNEAQFLLISEESVSDLNRRVSTKDVQKGARGAAGQIDPMRFRPNLVLSGGEPYVEDGWRNLKIGNKYFTSLGGCNRCQMINIVHEAGQVQKSNEPLATLASYRRAKGKILFGILLKYERSEVIGRDDDLWLRVGQDVQPNIL; encoded by the exons ATGGAGGCGAGCAAGGAAGCGTTTCTGAGAGAGTTTGGAGAGCACTACGGATACCCCAACGGACCCAAAACCATCGACGAAATCCGAGCTACCGAATTCAAACGATTAGATG GACTTGTGTACTTGGATCATGCTGGTGCAACTATGTATTCTGAGTTGCAGATGGAAGCAATCTTCAAAGATTTCACTTCCAATGCTTATGGAAACCCAC ATAGCCAAAGTGATACCAGTTCTGCTACGAGTGACATCGTAAGTGAAGCCCGGCAACAG GTCCTGGACTATTGTAAAGCATCCCCAAAAGATTACAGCTGCATTTTCACTTCTGGGGCTACAGCGGCGCTGAAACTGGTAGGGGAGGCCTTTCCATGGAGCTGTCAGAGCTGTTTTGCTTACACGATGGAGAATCACAATAGTGTACTTGGGATTAGAGA ATATGCACTGGGTCAAGGAGCTGCAGCTTTTGCAATAGATGTTGAAGAGACTGCGCATCATGGAGTATCTAATGGTACTGTAGCATCCACAAAGGCATTGCGGCACCCCATACAAAGGAGAAGTGAAGCTAGATCCCTGGAGGGAGAACCAACAG GTGATGCATATAACTTATTTGCCTTCCCCTCAGAGTGCAATTTCTCAGGGTTGAGATTTAATCTTGATTTGGTGAAGACAATTAAAGAAGACCCAGCAAGAATTCTGGATGGCTCCCCATTTTGCAA TGGCCGCTGGATGGTCTTGATTGATGCTGCAAAAGGATCTGCCACAGAACCACCGGATTTATCACAATATCCGGCAGATTTTGTTGTTATGTCTTTCTACAAG CTATTTGGTTATCCAACTGGACTTGGAGCGCTCATTGCTCGAAAGG ATGCTTCCAGATTACTAAAGAAGACATACTTCAGTGGAG GCACAGTCGCAGCCTCAATTGCTGATATTGACTTcgttagaagaagaaaaggtgTGGAAGAGCTGTTTGAGGACGGTACCATTTCATTCCTGAGCATAGCATCTATTCACCATGGGTTCAAAATTCTCAATTCCCTAACTGAATCTGCCATATCTCG GCATACAGCATCACTTGCAACTTATGTGAGGAAGAAGCTCTTGGCCTTGAGGCATGAAAATGGAGCCAGTGTTTGCTCACTCTATGGAACTTCAAAG GCATCATTTCATGGATTTGGCCCTACAGTCACTTTCAACTTGAAAAGGTTGGATGGATCTTGGTGTGGATACCGTGAAGTGGAAAAACTGGCATCTTTATCTGGAATTCAGTTACGG ACAGGATGCTTTTGCAATCCCGGTGCATGTGCAAAATATCTTGGCTTGTCTCACTCAGATCTTCTTTCAAATATTGAG GCTGGCCATGTTTGCTGGGATGATAATGACATAATTCATGGCAAACCTACTGGAGCTGTGAGAGTATCCTTTGGTTATATGTCAACGTTTGAAGATGCAAAG AAATTCGTTGATTTCCTGACAAGTTCGTTTGTGGCATTACCAAATTGGAATGAAAGGGGTTATCAAATAAACCAAG GTCCTGAAAGCAGACTACCAGCTGCTAGTTTGTATCTCAAGTCGATTACTGTCTACCCAATAAAATCATGCGCAGGATTCACCGTGGAAAGTTGGCCTTTGAGCAGTACTG GTCTGCTTCATGATCGAGAATGGGTTCTTACAAGCCCAAGTGGTGAAATTCTTACACAGAAAAAG GTTCCTGACATGTGCTTTATCAGTACTTTTATTGACCTCAATGAGGGAATATTGTTTGTAGAGTCACCACGATGCCAAGCGAGACTGCCAATCAACATTCTGACAGATTCATGCAATGGTGTGCGAGAAGAAATTAAGTTAAATGGCCAGAG ATATGAAGTACAGTGTTACGACAATGAAGCCAATATTTGGTTCAGCAATGCCATTGGCCGACCATGCACTTTATTACACTGTTATAGTTCGAATCACAACCATTGCTTGAATAAGAGCAAAAGTATGTGCATGGGCAGAGATGCGCAGGGCATATTGAATTTTTCGAATGAAGCTCAGTTCTTATTAATATCTGAGGAAAGCGTATCTGACCTCAACCGCAGAGTAAGCACAA AAGACGTACAAAAGGGTGCTCGTGGAGCTGCAGGTCAAATCGATCCAATGAGGTTTCGGCCCAACCTCGTCTTATCTGGGGGTGAACCATATGTTGAAGATGGATGGAGAAATCTTAAAATTGGGAATAAATACTTCACA TCTTTGGGTGGATGTAATCGTTGCCAGATGATCAACATTGTTCATGAAGCTGGACAAGTGCAGAAGTCAAATGAACCTTTGGCTACTCTAGCATCGTATAGGAGAGCGAAG GGAAAGATTTTGTTTGGGATACTTCTGAAATACGAAAGAAGCGAAGTCATAGGTAGGGACGATGATCTGTGGCTCCGAGTGGGACAAGATGTACAGCCGAATATCTTGTAG
- the LOC126623735 gene encoding scopoletin 8-hydroxylase-like, whose product MAPSFEDGKSLFNFVVRDGNGVKGMVDLGLSKVPEQYIQPPHERIVKLNASVHELPPIDLSKLDGPDHDQVANDIANAAEVLGFFQVLNHGIPLELLESLKSSANDFFGQAPEKKAAYRKGLSPSPHVKYGTSFVPEKEKALEWKDYVSMVYTSDADALSYWPNECKNVALEYLKTSTDMVKKIVKVLIAKLGVTLEDSKLEALIGLRMVNMNYYPTCPDPELTVGVGRHSDMGTLTVLLQDGIGGLYVKLEEDMDGGKKGEWIEITPVPGALVINIGDTLQILSNGRYKSAEHRVRTTSSQSRVSVPIFTIPKPTERIGPLPEVVESDGVARYREVVFEDYMNNFFSNAHDGKKSLDYATT is encoded by the exons ATGGCTCCTAGTTTTGAAGATGGAAAATCACTATTCAACTTTGTTGTTCGAGATGGCAATGGTGTGAAGGGCATGGTGGACTTAGGCTTGTCCAAAGTCCCTGAGCAATACATACAGCCACCACATGAGCGCATAGTGAAGCTGAATGCATCAGTTCATGAGCTACCACCAATtgatttgtcaaagctggatgGACCTGATCATGACCAAGTGGCAAATGACATTGCCAATGCTGCTGAGGTTCTTGGGTTCTTCCAAGTTTTGAACCATGGCATACCTCTCGAGTTGCTAGAATCCCTTAAAAGTTCTGCTAATGATTTCTTCGGACAAGCGCCTGAGAAGAAGGCTGCGTATCGGAAAGGTTTGAGCCCTAGCCCGCACGTAAAGTATGGGACGAGCTTTGTGCCGGAGAAGGAGAAGGCATTGGAGTGGAAGGACTATGTGAGCATGGTGTATACTAGTGATGCTGATGCTCTCAGTTATTGGCCCAATGAATGCAA GAACGTTGCACTCGAGTATCTGAAAACCTCAACAGATATGGTAaagaaaatagtgaaagttttgaTAGCAAAGCTTGGAGTGACACTAGAAGACTCAAAACTTGAGGCACTCATTGGGTTAAGGATGGTTAACATGAATTATTACCCAACATGCCCTGATCCTGAGCTCACTGTTGGTGTCGGGCGTCACTCAGACATGGGCACCCTAACTGTGTTGCTGCAAGATGGAATTGGAGGTTTGTATGTGAAACTTGAAGAAGACATGGATGGTGGAAAGAAAGGAGAATGGATTGAGATCACTCCTGTCCCTGGTGCTCTGGTCATCAACATTGGTGATACGTTACAG ATACTTAGTAATGGAAGGTACAAAAGTGCTGAGCACAGAGTGCGAACTACAAGCAGCCAATCAAGAGTGTCTGTCCCAATATTTACCATCCCAAAGCCAACAGAAAGAATTGGGCCATTGCCTGAGGTGGTGGAGAGCGATGGAGTTGCTCGTTACCGTGAGGTGGTGTTTGAGGATTATATGAACAACTTCTTTAGCAATGCGCATGACGGGAAGAAGTCTCTTGATTACGCCACTACTTGA
- the LOC126624015 gene encoding molybdenum cofactor sulfurase isoform X2 translates to MEASKEAFLREFGEHYGYPNGPKTIDEIRATEFKRLDGLVYLDHAGATMYSELQMEAIFKDFTSNAYGNPHSQSDTSSATSDIVSEARQQVLDYCKASPKDYSCIFTSGATAALKLVGEAFPWSCQSCFAYTMENHNSVLGIREYALGQGAAAFAIDVEETAHHGVSNGTVASTKALRHPIQRRSEARSLEGEPTGDAYNLFAFPSECNFSGLRFNLDLVKTIKEDPARILDGSPFCNGRWMVLIDAAKGSATEPPDLSQYPADFVVMSFYKLFGYPTGLGALIARKDASRLLKKTYFSGGTVAASIADIDFVRRRKGVEELFEDGTISFLSIASIHHGFKILNSLTESAISRHTASLATYVRKKLLALRHENGASVCSLYGTSKASFHGFGPTVTFNLKRLDGSWCGYREVEKLASLSGIQLRTGCFCNPGACAKYLGLSHSDLLSNIEAGHVCWDDNDIIHGKPTGAVRVSFGYMSTFEDAKKFVDFLTSSFVALPNWNERGYQINQGPESRLPAASLYLKSITVYPIKSCAGFTVESWPLSSTGLLHDREWVLTSPSGEILTQKKVPDMCFISTFIDLNEGILFVESPRCQARLPINILTDSCNGVREEIKLNGQRYEVQCYDNEANIWFSNAIGRPCTLLHCYSSNHNHCLNKSKSMCMGRDAQGILNFSNEAQFLLISEESVSDLNRRVSTNVQKGARGAAGQIDPMRFRPNLVLSGGEPYVEDGWRNLKIGNKYFTSLGGCNRCQMINIVHEAGQVQKSNEPLATLASYRRAKGKILFGILLKYERSEVIGRDDDLWLRVGQDVQPNIL, encoded by the exons ATGGAGGCGAGCAAGGAAGCGTTTCTGAGAGAGTTTGGAGAGCACTACGGATACCCCAACGGACCCAAAACCATCGACGAAATCCGAGCTACCGAATTCAAACGATTAGATG GACTTGTGTACTTGGATCATGCTGGTGCAACTATGTATTCTGAGTTGCAGATGGAAGCAATCTTCAAAGATTTCACTTCCAATGCTTATGGAAACCCAC ATAGCCAAAGTGATACCAGTTCTGCTACGAGTGACATCGTAAGTGAAGCCCGGCAACAG GTCCTGGACTATTGTAAAGCATCCCCAAAAGATTACAGCTGCATTTTCACTTCTGGGGCTACAGCGGCGCTGAAACTGGTAGGGGAGGCCTTTCCATGGAGCTGTCAGAGCTGTTTTGCTTACACGATGGAGAATCACAATAGTGTACTTGGGATTAGAGA ATATGCACTGGGTCAAGGAGCTGCAGCTTTTGCAATAGATGTTGAAGAGACTGCGCATCATGGAGTATCTAATGGTACTGTAGCATCCACAAAGGCATTGCGGCACCCCATACAAAGGAGAAGTGAAGCTAGATCCCTGGAGGGAGAACCAACAG GTGATGCATATAACTTATTTGCCTTCCCCTCAGAGTGCAATTTCTCAGGGTTGAGATTTAATCTTGATTTGGTGAAGACAATTAAAGAAGACCCAGCAAGAATTCTGGATGGCTCCCCATTTTGCAA TGGCCGCTGGATGGTCTTGATTGATGCTGCAAAAGGATCTGCCACAGAACCACCGGATTTATCACAATATCCGGCAGATTTTGTTGTTATGTCTTTCTACAAG CTATTTGGTTATCCAACTGGACTTGGAGCGCTCATTGCTCGAAAGG ATGCTTCCAGATTACTAAAGAAGACATACTTCAGTGGAG GCACAGTCGCAGCCTCAATTGCTGATATTGACTTcgttagaagaagaaaaggtgTGGAAGAGCTGTTTGAGGACGGTACCATTTCATTCCTGAGCATAGCATCTATTCACCATGGGTTCAAAATTCTCAATTCCCTAACTGAATCTGCCATATCTCG GCATACAGCATCACTTGCAACTTATGTGAGGAAGAAGCTCTTGGCCTTGAGGCATGAAAATGGAGCCAGTGTTTGCTCACTCTATGGAACTTCAAAG GCATCATTTCATGGATTTGGCCCTACAGTCACTTTCAACTTGAAAAGGTTGGATGGATCTTGGTGTGGATACCGTGAAGTGGAAAAACTGGCATCTTTATCTGGAATTCAGTTACGG ACAGGATGCTTTTGCAATCCCGGTGCATGTGCAAAATATCTTGGCTTGTCTCACTCAGATCTTCTTTCAAATATTGAG GCTGGCCATGTTTGCTGGGATGATAATGACATAATTCATGGCAAACCTACTGGAGCTGTGAGAGTATCCTTTGGTTATATGTCAACGTTTGAAGATGCAAAG AAATTCGTTGATTTCCTGACAAGTTCGTTTGTGGCATTACCAAATTGGAATGAAAGGGGTTATCAAATAAACCAAG GTCCTGAAAGCAGACTACCAGCTGCTAGTTTGTATCTCAAGTCGATTACTGTCTACCCAATAAAATCATGCGCAGGATTCACCGTGGAAAGTTGGCCTTTGAGCAGTACTG GTCTGCTTCATGATCGAGAATGGGTTCTTACAAGCCCAAGTGGTGAAATTCTTACACAGAAAAAG GTTCCTGACATGTGCTTTATCAGTACTTTTATTGACCTCAATGAGGGAATATTGTTTGTAGAGTCACCACGATGCCAAGCGAGACTGCCAATCAACATTCTGACAGATTCATGCAATGGTGTGCGAGAAGAAATTAAGTTAAATGGCCAGAG ATATGAAGTACAGTGTTACGACAATGAAGCCAATATTTGGTTCAGCAATGCCATTGGCCGACCATGCACTTTATTACACTGTTATAGTTCGAATCACAACCATTGCTTGAATAAGAGCAAAAGTATGTGCATGGGCAGAGATGCGCAGGGCATATTGAATTTTTCGAATGAAGCTCAGTTCTTATTAATATCTGAGGAAAGCGTATCTGACCTCAACCGCAGAGTAAGCACAA ACGTACAAAAGGGTGCTCGTGGAGCTGCAGGTCAAATCGATCCAATGAGGTTTCGGCCCAACCTCGTCTTATCTGGGGGTGAACCATATGTTGAAGATGGATGGAGAAATCTTAAAATTGGGAATAAATACTTCACA TCTTTGGGTGGATGTAATCGTTGCCAGATGATCAACATTGTTCATGAAGCTGGACAAGTGCAGAAGTCAAATGAACCTTTGGCTACTCTAGCATCGTATAGGAGAGCGAAG GGAAAGATTTTGTTTGGGATACTTCTGAAATACGAAAGAAGCGAAGTCATAGGTAGGGACGATGATCTGTGGCTCCGAGTGGGACAAGATGTACAGCCGAATATCTTGTAG